Proteins from a single region of Acidobacteriota bacterium:
- a CDS encoding ATP-binding protein, giving the protein MHGTEQFRPILPHPPAPGSLEESGLSLDLVLQLTLKTLYFAGDLTGTDLAKRLGVRFPVIEPALEFLKAQHQCEITGGAMLGAAAYRYRITDAGRKSAALYLESSHYVGFAPVPLAHYQRYMREYAQVAPGHATRERVRDAFSHLVISDRVLDQLGPAINAGHSMFVYGPPGNGKTVISQAIRNLLDGDIAIPHAIEVEGGIIRLFDPVQHEPLPVEEAADSMDAGIGLDMRWVRCRRPLVMVGGELRLDALELTYDAVSGIYRAPVQTVANGGVLVIDDFGRQQCEPRQLLNRWIVPLESRVDYLTMKSGHKFELPFVMLMVFATNIKPAELVDEAFLRRIHYKVFAESPTVEDFVKIFHRCCDDRGIDFDRTVVEGLLADYYRPRQVPLRGCHPRDLVEQALSLAKYLGLPARLDRELLRRACESYFVDDRETAVSLA; this is encoded by the coding sequence CGCTCGATCTCGTCCTGCAGTTAACGCTGAAAACCCTGTATTTCGCCGGCGATCTGACCGGTACTGACTTAGCGAAGCGCCTCGGGGTACGGTTCCCGGTCATCGAGCCGGCCCTTGAGTTCCTGAAGGCTCAGCACCAATGCGAGATCACGGGCGGCGCGATGCTTGGGGCCGCGGCCTACCGATACCGCATCACCGATGCCGGCCGAAAGTCCGCAGCGCTCTATCTCGAGAGCAGTCACTACGTGGGATTTGCCCCAGTACCGCTTGCACACTATCAGCGCTACATGCGTGAGTACGCCCAGGTGGCGCCGGGGCACGCAACCCGCGAGCGGGTCAGAGATGCGTTTTCGCACCTCGTCATCAGTGACCGGGTGCTCGATCAGCTCGGGCCGGCGATCAACGCCGGCCACTCGATGTTCGTCTACGGGCCCCCTGGCAACGGGAAGACCGTCATTTCCCAGGCCATACGAAACCTGCTCGACGGGGATATCGCGATCCCGCACGCGATCGAGGTAGAGGGGGGCATCATCCGCCTTTTCGATCCGGTACAGCACGAACCGCTTCCGGTCGAAGAGGCTGCCGACTCGATGGACGCCGGCATTGGTCTCGACATGCGCTGGGTGAGATGTCGCCGGCCCCTGGTCATGGTCGGCGGCGAGCTGAGACTCGACGCTCTTGAATTGACGTATGACGCGGTGTCGGGTATCTATCGGGCGCCGGTCCAGACCGTCGCGAATGGCGGTGTGCTCGTCATCGACGACTTTGGACGGCAGCAGTGCGAACCCCGGCAGCTGCTCAACCGCTGGATCGTACCCCTCGAGAGTCGCGTGGATTACCTCACGATGAAGAGCGGGCACAAGTTCGAGCTGCCGTTCGTGATGCTGATGGTGTTCGCCACGAACATCAAACCAGCCGAGCTCGTGGACGAAGCGTTTCTGCGGCGAATTCACTATAAGGTGTTCGCGGAGAGCCCGACTGTTGAGGATTTCGTGAAGATCTTTCACAGATGCTGCGACGATCGCGGCATCGACTTCGACCGAACCGTCGTCGAGGGCCTCCTTGCCGACTATTACCGGCCGAGACAGGTGCCACTGCGCGGTTGCCATCCCCGCGACTTGGTCGAACAGGCGCTGTCCTTGGCGAAGTACCTTGGCCTTCCCGCGCGGCTGGACAGAGAGTTGCTCCGCCGCGCCTGCGAGAGCTACTTTGTGGACGACCGCGAAACCGCGGTAAGCCTTGCCTGA